The Lutra lutra chromosome 10, mLutLut1.2, whole genome shotgun sequence genome contains a region encoding:
- the LOC125079239 gene encoding olfactory receptor 56A3-like, with the protein MIAHPNGNNSIEVSDFLLNCLVRSPSWQLSFSLPLSLLFLLAMGANSILLITIQMEASLHEPMYYLLSILSLLDIVLCLTVIPKVLAIFWFDLKSISFYACFLQMYIMNCFLAMESCTFMVMAYDRYVAICHPLRYPSIITDQFVAKAAIFILARNIVSTVPIPILSSRLRYCGRNVIENCICANMSVSRLSCDDVTINRLYQFAGGWTLLGSDLILIFLSYSLILRAVLRLKAEGAMAKALSTCGSHFILILFFSTILLVFVLTHVVKKKVSPDVPVLLNVLHHVIPAALNPIVYGVRTQEIKQGIQRLLNRGW; encoded by the coding sequence ATGATAGCACACCCAAATGGCAATAACTCCATTGAGGTTTCAGACTTCCTCCTGAATTGTTTGGTCAGATCCCCCAGCTGGCAgctttctttctccctgcccctcagcctcctcttcctcctggctATGGGAGCCAATAGTATTCTTCTGATAACCATCCAGATGGAGGCCTCTCTGCATGAACCCATGTACTACTTACTCAGCATCCTCTCCCTACTGGACATTGTGCTCTGCCTCACCGTCATCCCCAAGGTCCTGGCCATCTTCTGGTTTGACCTCAAGTCCATCAGCTTCTATGCCTGCTTCCTCCAGATGTACATCATGAATTGCTTCCTTGCCATGGAGTCCTGCACATTCATGgtcatggcctatgaccgctatgtggccatctgccacCCACTGAGGTACCCATCCATCATCACTGACCAATTTGTAGCCAAGgctgctatttttattttggccagGAATATTGTTTCTACAGTGCCTATCCCCATTCTATCATCACGACTCCGTTACTGTGGGAGAAATGTCATTGAGAACTGCATCTGTGCCAATATGTCTGTCTCCAGGCTCTCCTGTGATGATGTCACCATCAATCGCCTCTACCAGTTTGCCGGTGGCTGGACACTGCTAGGATCTGATCTCATCCTCATCTTCCTCTCCTACAGTCTTATCCTTCGAGCTGTGCTGAGACTCAAGGCAGAGGGTGCTATGGCCAAGGCCCTGAGCACATGTGGCTCTCACTTCATTCTTATCCTTTTCTTCAGCACCATCCTTCTGGTCTTTGTCCTCACTCATGTGGTGAAGAAGAAGGTCTCCCCTGATGTGCCAGTCTTGCTAAATGTCCTCCACCATGTCATCCCTGCAGCCCTCAATCCCATTGTTTATGGAGTTCGAACTCAGGAGATCAAGCAAGGAATCCAGAGACTACTGAACAGAGGATGGTAG